The genomic window TTAATGACCGCATTCACTCCTTCATAGATAAGAACCATGCATTTGACTTTACCAGGTTGTTCCAGTTCATCCTGGGGGCACTTATCCGGTCTGGTGCCGGACATGAACTCAATTATTTTATAAAACTGATCCGTAGCATATTCAACACCAAAACTGTCCTGAAGAGTTTTATCCAGAGAAATGGATAGGGGCAGGTTAAACTCTTTTTCAAGCACGACTTTGGCTCTTGCTCCGATCATGGGTCCCAGCTTTGAAATAAGGGCATCTTTAACGGGCCCGTAGAATTCAAGGGCTTCGGAAACACTCATCTGATATTTTTTGCATGCGATCAGCCGGAGACCAGTTCTGCTGAACATATCGATGATGGTGCCAGGTCGGGAACTGGCATACTTCCAGTTATCTGGTTTGATAATAACCAGAGTCCGTTCCACCGCCTGATTATCAGGATATACCATATTTTCTACAATATTGGGCTCATTCTCTATAAAAGGCGCGAATATTTTCATATTTTCAATGGCCGTCCGCTGACTGCGGGGGGTCATCACGGCAGGTTCAAAATAGATGATTTTACCCTCTTGATCCTTTTCCAGATCCGCATAGGTATCTCTAATTGTTTCACCCGTTATGGATTCAATACTCCTGTTTTCAGGATAGAGTGCTCCCGCAATATCAGAGAGTTTTTTGCAGGCATCGTCTCCCTGAAAAAGAAGCATCATGACTCTATGGCGGCGACCGTTTGTGGGAGTAAATGTCTTGAGGACAAAATCACTCAGCAATCTTGCACTGGCTGAACTTGTGGCAACTGATTGCTTATATAAGGATGCGGCATAGGCATCAGCCAGTTCCTGAGAGGGAGCAAATATCTGAGTACCAACCAATTCCAGATCAATTCTTGATAGGAGTCTTGAAAGAACACCCCCTGTTCTGGACTTTGCAATAGTATAAGGTGTGATT from Oceanispirochaeta sp. includes these protein-coding regions:
- a CDS encoding nucleoside-diphosphate kinase, coding for MSQELSYILITPYTIAKSRTGGVLSRLLSRIDLELVGTQIFAPSQELADAYAASLYKQSVATSSASARLLSDFVLKTFTPTNGRRHRVMMLLFQGDDACKKLSDIAGALYPENRSIESITGETIRDTYADLEKDQEGKIIYFEPAVMTPRSQRTAIENMKIFAPFIENEPNIVENMVYPDNQAVERTLVIIKPDNWKYASSRPGTIIDMFSRTGLRLIACKKYQMSVSEALEFYGPVKDALISKLGPMIGARAKVVLEKEFNLPLSISLDKTLQDSFGVEYATDQFYKIIEFMSGTRPDKCPQDELEQPGKVKCMVLIYEGVNAVIKIRDVLGPTDPTKAPGGTIRREFGHDVMVNTAHASDSEENARREMTIVKMQKNNCAKIMKKYLKNL